The following are encoded together in the Streptomyces sp. NBC_01465 genome:
- a CDS encoding sugar ABC transporter permease, with the protein MTAAVAHEKPGDRGGSKKNGTAGVKSLRSVARLYVERVRGGELGALPAVLGLIVLCVFFAALRPVFLSELNFANLLTQGAGSIAIAMGLVFVLLLGEIDLSAGYASGVCAAVLAILLTDHGWPWYGAAAAAILTGTVIGLLLGLLVAKVGIPSFVVTLAAFLGFQGIVLMLLKEGTNISIQDRTILAVANNNLSPALGWVLLAAAVAVYAATQLRQNRNRRQRGLVTAPFTLLAVRIGGLAVLGALAVHLLNQQRSRNVIVDSLKGVPIVVPVIAVLLVAGTFLLQRTSFGLHIYAVGGNAEAARRAGINVAAIRISAFVICSSLAAVGGIIAASRGNSVDPNTGGSNVLLLAVGAAVIGGTSLFGGRGRVVDAVLGGMVVAVIQNGMGLMGYSSGVKYAVTGSVLLVAAGVDALSRRRAVQR; encoded by the coding sequence ATGACCGCCGCCGTCGCGCACGAAAAGCCGGGCGACCGCGGTGGATCGAAGAAGAACGGAACCGCCGGGGTCAAGAGTCTGCGTTCCGTCGCCCGTCTATACGTCGAACGCGTACGTGGGGGCGAGTTGGGCGCCCTCCCCGCTGTCCTCGGCCTGATCGTCCTGTGTGTGTTCTTCGCTGCCCTGCGCCCGGTCTTCCTGTCCGAGCTGAACTTCGCCAACCTGCTCACCCAGGGCGCGGGCAGCATCGCCATCGCCATGGGGCTCGTCTTCGTGCTCCTCCTCGGCGAGATCGACCTGTCCGCCGGGTACGCCAGCGGAGTCTGCGCCGCCGTCCTGGCCATCTTGCTCACCGATCACGGATGGCCCTGGTACGGCGCGGCCGCCGCTGCGATTCTCACCGGCACGGTGATCGGCTTACTGCTCGGCCTGCTGGTGGCGAAGGTCGGCATCCCCTCCTTCGTGGTCACCCTGGCCGCCTTTCTGGGGTTCCAGGGAATCGTGCTGATGCTGCTCAAGGAAGGCACGAACATATCCATCCAGGATCGGACGATCCTGGCCGTCGCCAACAACAACCTCTCCCCCGCGCTGGGTTGGGTGCTGCTCGCTGCCGCTGTCGCGGTGTACGCCGCGACACAGTTGCGGCAGAACCGCAACCGGCGGCAGCGCGGGCTCGTCACCGCTCCGTTCACCCTGCTCGCCGTAAGGATCGGCGGGCTGGCGGTGCTCGGCGCACTCGCGGTCCACCTGCTCAACCAGCAGCGCAGCCGCAACGTCATCGTCGACTCGCTCAAGGGCGTACCGATCGTCGTGCCCGTCATCGCCGTCCTGCTCGTCGCGGGTACCTTCCTGCTCCAGCGCACCTCATTCGGTCTGCACATCTATGCAGTCGGCGGCAACGCCGAGGCGGCCCGCCGGGCCGGCATCAACGTGGCGGCCATCCGTATCTCCGCGTTCGTCATCTGCTCGTCCCTGGCCGCGGTCGGCGGCATCATCGCCGCCTCGCGCGGCAACTCGGTGGACCCCAACACCGGTGGCAGCAATGTGCTTCTGCTGGCGGTCGGCGCTGCGGTGATCGGCGGGACGAGTCTGTTCGGCGGGCGCGGCAGGGTCGTCGACGCGGTCCTCGGAGGCATGGTGGTCGCGGTCATCCAGAACGGTATGGGCCTGATGGGGTACAGCTCAGGGGTCAAGTACGCTGTCACGGGTTCGGTCCTGCTGGTGGCCGCAGGCGTGGACGCGCTCTCCCGTCGCCGGGCCGTACAACGATGA
- a CDS encoding ROK family transcriptional regulator — protein MKAGPSQEEIRRHNLGTLLRHLHIGGAMSRAVLAERMGLNRSTILGLVSELASVGLVREELPRDTGRAGRPSLVVRPESDRVYVLAFDVGVDRLAAARIGLGGVFLDRREIPLPPGSRDADTVAGLLAGSALEMVDTAPEGTYCVGVAAAVRGMVRRPDGLVRAAPYIGWQDEEFGGDLMRRLDLGLPVSVENEASLGALAEHLRGAGTGCQDLVYLHGDIGIGGGVITGGQLLGGDQGYGGEIGHMLVNPHGGRACGCGARGCLEAEAGERALLETAHRDPSATGRDAVRAVVEAADRGDIAARAALHDVGDWLGIGVANLVNVLNPRAVIFGGTLREVFLGSAAQIRSRINLHALAASRESLRLRVGELGDDAVLIGAAELAFSEILVGPLETLARAGSRGATATRTVRRQDRGEYVGDAMSHGLTSRS, from the coding sequence ATGAAAGCCGGTCCCTCGCAGGAGGAGATTCGTCGGCACAACCTCGGCACCCTGCTCCGTCATCTGCACATCGGCGGCGCCATGTCGCGGGCCGTCCTGGCCGAGCGCATGGGTCTCAACCGCAGCACCATCCTGGGTCTGGTCAGCGAGTTGGCCTCGGTCGGCCTGGTCCGTGAGGAACTGCCCCGTGACACCGGCCGGGCGGGCCGCCCGTCCCTGGTCGTACGGCCCGAGTCCGACCGTGTGTACGTCCTCGCCTTCGACGTGGGCGTGGACCGGCTGGCCGCCGCGCGCATCGGTTTGGGCGGGGTCTTCCTCGACCGCAGGGAGATCCCCCTGCCTCCCGGCTCGCGCGATGCGGACACCGTGGCCGGGCTCCTCGCCGGATCCGCGCTGGAGATGGTGGACACGGCGCCGGAAGGAACGTACTGCGTCGGCGTGGCCGCCGCCGTCCGCGGGATGGTGCGCCGCCCCGACGGTCTGGTACGCGCCGCCCCCTACATCGGATGGCAGGATGAGGAGTTCGGCGGGGACCTCATGCGCCGACTGGACCTCGGCCTTCCCGTCTCGGTCGAGAACGAGGCCAGCCTGGGTGCGCTCGCGGAGCATCTGCGCGGGGCGGGGACCGGCTGCCAGGACCTCGTGTACCTGCACGGCGACATCGGTATCGGCGGAGGTGTCATCACCGGCGGCCAACTGCTGGGCGGCGACCAGGGATACGGCGGGGAGATCGGGCACATGCTCGTCAACCCGCACGGCGGCCGGGCCTGTGGCTGCGGGGCGCGCGGCTGCCTCGAAGCCGAGGCCGGCGAGCGGGCCCTGCTGGAGACTGCGCACCGCGATCCCTCGGCCACCGGCCGAGACGCCGTACGCGCCGTCGTCGAGGCAGCCGACCGGGGCGATATTGCCGCCCGCGCCGCCCTGCACGACGTCGGCGACTGGCTCGGCATCGGCGTCGCCAACCTGGTCAACGTCCTCAACCCTCGCGCCGTCATCTTCGGCGGAACGCTCCGCGAGGTGTTCCTCGGCTCGGCGGCCCAGATCCGCAGCCGTATCAACCTCCATGCCCTCGCCGCCTCCCGCGAGAGCCTGCGGCTGCGCGTGGGGGAACTCGGCGACGACGCGGTGCTCATCGGCGCCGCCGAACTCGCCTTCTCCGAGATCCTGGTCGGCCCTCTGGAGACACTGGCCCGCGCCGGTTCACGGGGCGCTACGGCGACGCGAACGGTACGAAGGCAGGACCGCGGCGAGTACGTGGGCGACGCGATGAGCCATGGACTGACATCGCGGTCATGA
- a CDS encoding ATP-binding cassette domain-containing protein has translation MTTKPILRLRGIDKSFGPVQVLHDVSLDVHPGEVTALVGDNGAGKSTLVKCIGGIHPTDAGEYWFEGEQVQVHSPRDAAALGVEIVYQDLALCDNLDIVQNMFLGREKRRGLVLDNATMEEMAANTLEGLSVRTVKSIRQQVSSLSGGQRQTVAIAKAVLWNSKVVVLDEPTAALGVAQTAQVLELVRRLADNGLAVVLISHNMNDVFAVSDRISALYLGRMAAQVSTSNVTYSQVVELITAGRSGNLGLAHSNGDTV, from the coding sequence ATGACAACGAAGCCGATCCTCCGACTGCGCGGGATCGACAAGAGTTTCGGCCCGGTGCAGGTACTGCACGACGTGTCCCTCGACGTCCACCCGGGTGAGGTGACCGCTCTCGTCGGCGACAACGGCGCCGGCAAGTCCACCCTGGTCAAGTGCATCGGCGGGATCCACCCGACCGACGCCGGCGAGTACTGGTTCGAAGGTGAGCAGGTCCAGGTGCACAGCCCTCGTGACGCGGCAGCTCTGGGCGTCGAGATCGTCTATCAGGACCTGGCGCTCTGCGACAACCTCGACATCGTCCAGAACATGTTCCTCGGCCGGGAGAAGCGCCGGGGTCTCGTGCTCGACAATGCGACGATGGAGGAGATGGCCGCCAACACCCTCGAAGGGTTGTCCGTCCGCACTGTCAAGTCCATCCGCCAGCAGGTCTCCAGTCTCTCCGGCGGCCAGCGGCAGACCGTGGCCATCGCCAAGGCCGTTCTGTGGAACAGCAAGGTGGTCGTCCTCGACGAGCCGACCGCTGCGCTCGGTGTCGCCCAGACGGCGCAGGTCCTCGAACTGGTCCGGCGACTGGCAGACAACGGCCTCGCCGTGGTCCTGATCTCACACAACATGAACGACGTCTTCGCGGTGTCCGACCGGATCTCCGCCCTCTACCTGGGCCGAATGGCCGCCCAGGTCAGCACGTCGAACGTCACGTACTCCCAGGTCGTCGAGCTCATCACCGCAGGCCGCAGCGGGAACCTCGGCCTCGCACACAGCAACGGAGACACCGTATGA